In the genome of Flavobacterium panacagri, one region contains:
- a CDS encoding ABC transporter ATP-binding protein, whose amino-acid sequence MLDIQNISFTYTDSPVIKNISFSIEKGQNIAIIGESGCGKSTLLKLIYGLYDLDEGNISYEGKPILGPKFNLIPGMPYMKYLAQDFDLSPYETVAENVGKFLSNGFANMKKLRVQELLEMVEMDSFANVKTKFLSGGQQQRVALVRVLALEPEVILLDEPFSQIDAFRKNALRRNLFRYLKQKGITCIIATHDSTDALSFADQAIVMRNGEVLVKDDPSKIYEDPKIKYVASLFGEVNEIPTHLLLSYEDETHKTLVYPHQFKMVSESKLMVKIRRTYFRGSHYLIETVYKRQLIFFESEIDLPVEQEVFLALNYL is encoded by the coding sequence ATGCTTGACATTCAAAATATATCTTTTACTTATACCGACAGCCCCGTCATAAAAAATATTTCTTTTTCTATTGAGAAAGGACAGAACATTGCTATTATTGGTGAAAGTGGCTGCGGAAAAAGTACGTTGCTTAAACTTATATACGGTTTGTATGATTTAGATGAAGGGAATATCTCTTACGAAGGTAAACCTATTTTGGGGCCAAAATTCAATTTGATTCCAGGAATGCCTTATATGAAATATCTGGCACAGGATTTTGATTTGTCTCCGTATGAAACTGTGGCAGAAAACGTAGGTAAGTTTCTTTCGAATGGTTTTGCCAACATGAAAAAACTGCGTGTTCAGGAATTGCTTGAAATGGTAGAAATGGATTCGTTTGCTAACGTGAAAACTAAGTTTTTAAGTGGTGGACAACAGCAACGTGTGGCATTGGTTAGAGTTCTAGCTCTGGAACCAGAAGTAATTTTACTGGATGAACCATTCAGCCAGATTGATGCTTTTAGAAAAAATGCGCTTCGCCGTAATTTGTTCCGTTATTTAAAGCAAAAAGGAATTACCTGCATCATTGCAACGCATGACAGTACAGATGCTTTGTCTTTTGCAGATCAAGCGATTGTAATGCGAAATGGAGAAGTGCTTGTTAAAGATGATCCTTCTAAGATTTATGAGGATCCAAAAATAAAGTATGTGGCTTCGCTATTTGGGGAAGTAAATGAAATTCCAACTCATTTATTATTGTCATATGAAGATGAAACGCATAAAACATTAGTGTATCCGCACCAGTTTAAAATGGTTTCGGAGTCTAAATTAATGGTAAAAATTAGAAGGACTTATTTTAGAGGAAGTCATTATCTAATTGAAACTGTTTATAAAAGACAGTTAATCTTTTTTGAAAGCGAAATAGATTTACCAGTTGAACAAGAAGTATTTTTAGCTTTAAATTATTTATAA
- a CDS encoding OmpA family protein — MRKITVLGLCSLLVLTSFFTSCDSVKNANNTQKGAGIGAVAGGVIGAVLGNNLGKGGNAALGAAIGAAVGGGTGALIGNKMDKQAREIDQALPGASVERVGEGIHLTLNENSVRFDTNKSTLTSTAKANLDKLVPVFNEYGDTDIQIFGYTDNTGKPEYNLTLSGQRAASVQAYLVAKGLKSSRFKTSGLGIADPIATNDTPEGRAQNRRVEFSITANDKMVNDAKAEAGK; from the coding sequence ATGAGAAAGATAACTGTTTTAGGTTTGTGTAGTTTATTGGTATTAACTAGTTTTTTTACTAGTTGTGATTCAGTAAAGAATGCCAATAATACTCAAAAAGGTGCCGGAATTGGTGCTGTGGCTGGAGGTGTAATTGGTGCAGTTTTAGGAAATAATTTAGGTAAAGGTGGAAACGCGGCTTTGGGTGCTGCAATTGGTGCTGCCGTTGGTGGTGGAACTGGAGCGCTTATTGGTAACAAAATGGATAAACAAGCTCGTGAAATCGATCAGGCTTTACCAGGTGCTTCTGTAGAAAGAGTTGGAGAAGGTATTCACTTGACTCTGAATGAAAATTCAGTTCGATTTGATACTAATAAATCGACTTTGACTTCTACAGCAAAAGCTAATTTAGATAAATTGGTTCCAGTATTTAATGAATATGGAGATACTGATATTCAGATTTTTGGTTACACTGATAACACAGGAAAACCAGAATATAACTTAACACTTTCTGGACAAAGGGCAGCTTCAGTACAAGCTTATTTAGTGGCAAAAGGATTAAAATCTAGCCGTTTCAAAACTTCAGGTTTAGGAATTGCAGATCCAATCGCAACAAATGATACTCCAGAAGGAAGAGCTCAAAACCGTCGTGTTGAATTCTCAATTACTGCAAACGACAAAATGGTAAATGACGCAAAAGCAGAAGCTGGAAAATAA
- a CDS encoding 3-oxoacyl-ACP synthase III family protein, whose amino-acid sequence MYHSKIAGLGYYVPSNVVTNDDLSKIMDTNDEWIQERTGIQERRHIIRGEDTTTSMGVKAAKIAIERSGVAKEDIDFVVFATLSPDYYFPGPGVLVQRDLGLRTVGALDVRNQCSGFVYALSVADQYIKTGMYKNILVIGSEVHSTGLDMTTRGRGVSVIFGDGAGAAVLSREEDLSKGILSTHLHSEGEHAEELALQAPGMGARWVTDIIADNDPNDESYYPYMNGQFVFKNAVVRFAEVINEGLEANGLQVSDIDMLIPHQANLRISQFIQNKFKLTDDQVHNNIQKYGNTTAASIPIALTEAWEQGKIKSGDTVVLAAFGSGFTWASAIIKW is encoded by the coding sequence ATGTATCATTCAAAAATAGCTGGTTTAGGATATTATGTTCCTTCTAATGTGGTGACTAATGATGATTTGTCTAAGATAATGGATACCAATGACGAATGGATTCAGGAAAGAACTGGAATTCAAGAGCGTAGACATATTATTCGTGGAGAAGACACCACAACTTCAATGGGAGTGAAAGCAGCTAAAATTGCAATCGAACGTTCTGGCGTTGCCAAAGAAGATATTGACTTTGTAGTTTTTGCTACGTTAAGTCCAGATTACTATTTTCCAGGACCAGGTGTTTTGGTACAGAGAGATTTGGGGTTAAGAACTGTTGGGGCTTTAGATGTTAGAAACCAATGTTCAGGATTTGTTTATGCACTTTCTGTTGCAGATCAATATATCAAAACTGGAATGTATAAGAACATTTTGGTAATTGGTTCTGAGGTTCATTCAACAGGATTAGACATGACAACTCGTGGTCGAGGTGTTTCAGTAATTTTTGGAGATGGAGCAGGAGCAGCAGTTTTAAGCAGAGAAGAAGATCTAAGCAAAGGAATTCTTTCTACTCATTTACACTCTGAAGGAGAGCATGCAGAAGAATTAGCGTTACAGGCACCAGGAATGGGAGCACGCTGGGTAACTGATATTATTGCAGACAATGATCCAAATGATGAAAGTTATTATCCATATATGAACGGTCAGTTTGTATTTAAAAATGCTGTAGTTCGTTTTGCAGAAGTAATCAACGAAGGATTAGAAGCAAATGGTCTTCAGGTTTCAGATATCGATATGCTGATTCCACATCAAGCCAATTTGAGAATTTCTCAGTTCATTCAGAACAAATTTAAATTGACAGATGATCAAGTTCACAATAATATTCAAAAATATGGAAATACAACTGCAGCCTCTATTCCGATTGCTTTGACTGAAGCTTGGGAACAAGGAAAAATCAAATCAGGAGATACTGTAGTTTTAGCAGCCTTTGGTAGCGGATTTACCTGGGCAAGTGCTATTATTAAATGGTAA
- a CDS encoding alpha/beta hydrolase family protein produces the protein MKLKITLFLLFSFGSYSFAQENLTYQKPPKSILDLADYQRAPSVSMDTKKENMLLMYRNTYKTLDDLNQDEVRLAGLRINPVTNISSTVTYINNLKLRKISGKDEVQVIGLPENPKIANIIWSPNDKKILFSHTTNTGVELWVLDVASAQAKKLTEATVNANLGNPFSWFSDNETILVKMLPKNKPALLDSKKDLPTGPIVSNTSGEKSQNRTYPDMLKNKNDEINFENSITSELYKVKLNGDAILFKEAAMFAGERISPDGNYIMLTTIHKPFSYVVPLNRFPSKTVVYDIRGKEIKTVNEVPLNEIMPKGFMAVRKGKREMSWRNDKPATLSYVVALDEGDPAKKVDFRDEVFLWDAPFEKEASSLVKTPQRYDDIKWGNDNIAILTDQWYDTRNTKSYLINPSNPSQQPKVITDRNSQDVYSDPGNFETRKNEYNKYVLAIEKDNLYRIGDGYTKNGQFPFIEEFNVKTLKSKHIYTSSYKDKKEDIIEIEDFKSGKVLVQIQSKTDYPNYYFRNIKKQNSLTAITDFKNPFESIKNVSKEVIKYKRKDGLELSGTLYLPAGYDKTKKEKLPLLIWAYPAEYKDRNSASQSTQNSNEFTFPYYGSFVYWVTKGYVVLDDAAFPIIGEGNTEPNDNFISQLVDNAAAAIDAVDALGYINRKKVAVGGHSYGAFMTANLLTHSNLFACGIARSGAYNRTLTPFGFQTEQRNYWEVPEVYNTMSPFMNADKMKTPILLVHGEADNNPGTFTLQTERYFQALKGLGAPARMVILPKESHGYAAKENILHLLWEQDQFLDKYLKN, from the coding sequence ATGAAATTAAAGATTACCTTGTTCTTGCTTTTCAGTTTTGGCTCTTATTCTTTTGCTCAAGAGAACCTAACCTACCAAAAACCTCCAAAATCTATTCTAGATTTAGCCGATTATCAAAGAGCTCCTTCAGTGTCTATGGATACCAAAAAAGAAAACATGCTCTTAATGTATCGAAATACATACAAAACACTGGACGATTTAAACCAAGACGAAGTTCGTTTAGCTGGTTTAAGGATTAACCCTGTTACCAATATATCTAGTACCGTAACTTATATCAATAATCTTAAACTGCGAAAAATAAGCGGTAAAGACGAAGTTCAGGTTATTGGTTTACCCGAAAATCCAAAAATCGCTAATATAATATGGTCTCCAAATGACAAAAAAATTCTGTTTTCTCATACTACAAACACAGGTGTAGAACTTTGGGTTTTAGATGTTGCATCGGCACAGGCCAAAAAACTTACCGAAGCTACTGTAAATGCTAATTTAGGAAATCCGTTCAGCTGGTTTTCTGACAATGAAACGATTCTGGTAAAAATGCTTCCTAAAAACAAACCTGCTCTTTTAGATTCTAAAAAAGATTTGCCAACCGGACCAATTGTTTCTAATACTTCTGGAGAAAAATCCCAAAACAGAACCTATCCGGATATGCTGAAAAACAAAAATGATGAAATCAATTTTGAAAACAGTATTACCTCCGAATTGTACAAAGTAAAACTAAATGGGGATGCCATTTTGTTTAAAGAAGCTGCCATGTTTGCTGGAGAGAGAATTTCACCAGACGGAAATTATATTATGCTGACTACAATTCACAAACCATTTTCATATGTAGTCCCTCTAAATAGATTTCCTTCTAAAACTGTAGTTTATGATATAAGAGGAAAAGAAATTAAAACAGTTAATGAAGTACCTCTAAACGAAATTATGCCTAAAGGCTTTATGGCTGTTCGAAAAGGAAAAAGAGAAATGAGCTGGAGAAATGACAAACCTGCAACTCTTTCTTATGTTGTAGCATTAGACGAAGGAGATCCGGCAAAAAAAGTCGATTTTAGAGATGAGGTTTTTCTGTGGGATGCACCATTTGAAAAAGAAGCTTCTTCATTGGTAAAAACACCGCAACGTTACGATGACATTAAATGGGGAAATGACAATATTGCAATCCTTACAGATCAATGGTATGACACTAGAAATACCAAATCTTATTTAATCAATCCATCCAATCCAAGTCAGCAACCAAAAGTAATTACGGATAGAAATTCACAAGACGTTTATTCAGATCCAGGCAATTTTGAAACTCGTAAAAACGAGTATAACAAATATGTTTTAGCTATTGAAAAAGACAATCTGTACAGAATTGGAGACGGCTATACAAAAAATGGCCAATTCCCTTTTATTGAGGAATTCAATGTTAAAACTTTGAAATCAAAACATATTTATACTTCATCTTATAAAGATAAAAAAGAAGATATTATAGAAATAGAAGATTTCAAATCGGGGAAAGTTTTGGTTCAGATCCAGTCAAAAACAGACTATCCAAATTATTACTTCAGAAATATTAAAAAACAAAACAGCTTAACAGCGATTACTGATTTTAAAAATCCTTTTGAAAGCATTAAAAATGTCAGCAAAGAAGTTATCAAATACAAACGTAAAGACGGATTAGAACTTTCCGGAACTTTATATCTTCCAGCTGGTTATGATAAAACGAAAAAAGAAAAACTCCCGCTATTAATCTGGGCTTATCCAGCGGAATATAAAGACAGAAATAGTGCTTCTCAGTCTACTCAAAACTCAAACGAATTTACATTTCCATACTATGGTTCATTTGTATATTGGGTTACCAAAGGATATGTTGTTTTAGATGATGCGGCTTTCCCAATTATTGGAGAAGGTAATACAGAACCAAACGACAACTTTATTTCGCAGTTAGTAGACAATGCTGCAGCAGCAATTGATGCTGTAGATGCTTTAGGCTATATTAACCGTAAAAAAGTGGCTGTCGGCGGGCATTCGTATGGTGCTTTTATGACAGCGAACTTATTAACACATTCTAACTTATTTGCCTGCGGAATTGCGAGAAGCGGTGCTTACAACAGAACATTAACTCCGTTTGGTTTTCAAACTGAACAGCGTAATTACTGGGAAGTTCCAGAAGTATACAACACCATGTCGCCTTTTATGAATGCTGATAAAATGAAAACTCCTATTTTATTAGTCCACGGTGAAGCCGATAACAATCCTGGAACTTTTACGCTGCAGACAGAACGTTATTTCCAAGCTTTAAAAGGTTTAGGAGCACCTGCAAGAATGGTTATTTTACCTAAAGAATCACATGGTTATGCCGCAAAAGAAAATATTTTACACCTTCTTTGGGAGCAAGACCAATTCTTAGATAAATATTTGAAAAACTAA
- the htpG gene encoding molecular chaperone HtpG, with the protein MTTGKINVSVENIFPLIKKFLYSDHEIFLRELISNGTDATLKLKHLISIGEAKVEYGNPIIEVKVDKEGKKIHIIDQGLGMTADEVEKYINQVAFSGAEEFLDKYKDSAKDSGIIGHFGLGFYSAFMVAEKVEIITKSYKDEPAAHWTCDGSPEFTLEPADKTSRGTEIILHIAEDSLEFLEDSKISGLLNKYNKFMPIPIKFGTRTETLPKPEDAPEDYVNETVETDNIINNPNPAWTKQPSELSDEDYKNFYRELYPMQFEDPLFHIHLNVDYPFNLTGILYFPKLGSDMQIQKDKIQLYQNQVYVTDNVEGIVPEFLTMLKGVIDSPDIPLNVSRSGLQADGAVKKISNYITRKVADKLKALFNENRADFEAKWNDIKIVLEYGMLSEDKFYEKAGAFVLYPTVDDTYFTLEELKEKLKENQTDKDGKLVVLYAGNKDAQHSYIEAAKDKGYEVLLLDSPIISHLIQKIENDNKDVTFVRVDSDHIDNLIKKDENTISKLSEDEKATLKTSLEAYIPKAYSVQLEAMDSQAAPFLITQPEFMRRMKEMSQTGGGMFGMGNMPEMYNLVVNTNSDLASSILNTEDKVHQEHLVKQALDLAKLSQNLLKGEALTAFVKRSFEMIK; encoded by the coding sequence ATGACAACAGGTAAAATTAATGTTTCGGTAGAAAACATCTTTCCCTTAATCAAAAAGTTCTTATACAGTGACCACGAGATCTTTCTTAGAGAGTTAATTTCAAATGGAACTGATGCTACTTTAAAATTAAAACACCTTATCAGTATTGGTGAAGCTAAAGTTGAATACGGAAACCCAATTATTGAGGTTAAAGTTGACAAAGAAGGTAAAAAAATCCACATTATTGACCAAGGTTTGGGGATGACTGCTGATGAAGTTGAAAAGTACATCAACCAAGTGGCTTTTTCTGGGGCTGAAGAATTCCTAGACAAATACAAAGATTCTGCAAAAGATTCTGGAATTATTGGTCACTTTGGTCTTGGTTTCTATTCTGCTTTTATGGTGGCTGAAAAAGTAGAAATTATTACTAAATCATACAAAGACGAACCAGCTGCACATTGGACTTGCGACGGAAGTCCTGAATTTACTTTAGAGCCAGCTGACAAAACTTCACGTGGTACAGAAATCATTCTTCACATTGCAGAAGATTCTCTAGAATTTTTAGAAGATTCTAAAATCAGCGGATTATTGAATAAGTATAATAAATTTATGCCTATTCCAATTAAATTCGGAACAAGAACTGAAACACTTCCAAAACCAGAAGATGCTCCAGAAGATTATGTTAATGAAACTGTTGAAACTGACAATATCATCAACAACCCAAATCCAGCTTGGACAAAACAACCTTCCGAATTATCTGATGAAGATTACAAAAACTTCTACAGAGAATTGTATCCAATGCAATTTGAAGATCCGTTATTCCACATTCACTTAAATGTAGATTATCCGTTTAACTTAACTGGAATTTTATATTTCCCTAAGTTAGGATCTGATATGCAAATTCAGAAAGACAAAATTCAGCTGTATCAAAACCAAGTTTACGTTACTGATAACGTAGAAGGAATTGTTCCTGAATTCTTGACAATGCTAAAAGGTGTTATCGATTCTCCAGATATTCCATTAAACGTTTCTCGTTCTGGTTTACAAGCAGACGGAGCGGTTAAGAAAATATCAAACTATATTACTCGTAAAGTAGCTGATAAATTGAAAGCTTTATTTAACGAAAACCGTGCTGATTTTGAAGCAAAATGGAATGATATTAAAATTGTTCTAGAGTACGGAATGCTTTCTGAAGATAAATTTTACGAAAAAGCAGGTGCATTTGTTTTATACCCAACTGTAGACGATACTTATTTCACTTTAGAAGAATTAAAAGAAAAACTAAAAGAAAACCAAACAGACAAAGACGGTAAATTAGTTGTTCTTTACGCTGGAAATAAAGATGCACAGCACTCTTACATTGAAGCAGCAAAAGATAAAGGATACGAAGTATTGCTTTTAGATTCTCCAATTATCTCACATTTAATTCAGAAAATTGAAAACGATAATAAAGATGTAACTTTTGTGCGTGTTGACTCTGATCATATTGATAATTTGATTAAAAAAGACGAAAACACGATATCAAAATTATCTGAAGATGAAAAGGCAACTTTAAAAACTTCATTAGAAGCTTATATTCCAAAAGCATACAGTGTTCAACTAGAAGCAATGGATTCTCAAGCAGCTCCATTCTTAATCACGCAGCCAGAATTTATGCGTAGAATGAAAGAAATGAGCCAGACAGGTGGAGGCATGTTCGGGATGGGTAATATGCCAGAAATGTACAATTTGGTTGTAAATACAAATTCAGACTTAGCTTCAAGCATCTTAAATACTGAAGATAAAGTACACCAAGAGCATTTAGTAAAACAAGCTTTAGACTTGGCTAAATTATCTCAAAACTTATTAAAAGGTGAAGCTTTAACTGCTTTCGTAAAAAGAAGTTTTGAAATGATCAAATAA
- a CDS encoding DUF5362 family protein produces MEETSVFEKFELQLDITAKDFIKETAKWAYFLSILGFIGIGLLLIIAVFAGAIFSAMGSTMPGMGAYGGSFGAAMGAVYFLMAAFYFFPVYYLFKFSSNAKKAFRDNDSEALTSSFGYLKSHYKFIGILMVVLLAIYALFFAFAVLGGLMAR; encoded by the coding sequence ATGGAAGAAACTTCTGTATTTGAGAAATTTGAATTACAGCTGGATATCACAGCAAAAGATTTTATTAAAGAAACAGCTAAGTGGGCTTATTTTTTGTCTATTCTTGGTTTTATCGGAATCGGACTTTTACTTATTATTGCAGTTTTTGCAGGTGCCATTTTTTCAGCAATGGGAAGTACGATGCCAGGAATGGGAGCTTATGGAGGTTCTTTTGGGGCGGCAATGGGGGCTGTTTATTTTTTAATGGCAGCTTTTTACTTTTTTCCCGTTTATTATTTGTTTAAATTCAGTTCAAACGCGAAAAAAGCTTTTAGAGATAATGATTCAGAAGCTTTAACATCTTCGTTTGGTTATTTAAAATCGCATTATAAGTTTATTGGAATTCTTATGGTGGTTTTATTGGCGATTTACGCGCTTTTCTTTGCCTTTGCAGTTCTTGGAGGCTTAATGGCAAGATAG
- a CDS encoding patatin-like phospholipase family protein, with the protein MDKKKFTENGTVLAIINDLRDNIRNKKFSDITDNNNNQYVDLVQEGGGVLGIALIGYVYVLEKMGIRFLSLAGTSAGSINTMLMAAAGTCDIEKSEWILDCLCNKNLYDFVDGDRDARQFIDALLSDAGNLKLIMRGVQVVDNFKDDLGLNPGNNFHQWMTNLLSQKGIKNYGDLKALRKKGVSDKNKLFRINDQGQKEEYKREDHWSEMAIIAADITTESKIVFPKMVDLFYSNPDVQNPADFVRASMSIPLFFTPFKIKNIPGGVDSWNRWNEATCLRTSVPSEVMFMDGGIISNFPIDIFHENLNVPASPTFGIKLGYDKNEINTNEKFSNLISSMFDTARYGYDAEFLRKNPDFKHLIGYIDTGTHNWLNFNLTEDAKIDLFIRGAQNAADFLNRFNWEEYKKIRKAKSDYYKSV; encoded by the coding sequence ATGGATAAGAAGAAATTTACAGAAAATGGAACAGTTCTAGCAATTATTAACGATTTAAGAGATAATATTAGAAACAAGAAATTCTCAGATATCACAGACAATAATAATAATCAATATGTCGATCTTGTTCAAGAAGGCGGCGGTGTTCTTGGAATTGCCCTAATTGGCTACGTTTATGTTTTAGAAAAAATGGGGATCCGCTTTCTAAGTCTGGCCGGAACTTCTGCAGGAAGCATCAATACCATGCTAATGGCAGCCGCAGGAACTTGCGATATCGAGAAATCGGAATGGATTCTGGACTGTCTTTGCAATAAAAACTTATATGATTTTGTTGATGGAGATCGCGACGCTCGTCAGTTTATCGATGCATTGCTGAGTGATGCTGGAAATTTAAAATTGATTATGAGAGGCGTTCAGGTTGTAGATAATTTTAAAGATGATTTAGGACTGAATCCAGGAAATAATTTCCACCAATGGATGACTAATTTACTTTCGCAGAAAGGAATAAAAAATTACGGCGATCTAAAAGCTTTAAGAAAAAAAGGTGTTTCAGACAAAAACAAATTATTTAGAATAAACGATCAGGGGCAAAAAGAAGAATATAAACGAGAAGACCATTGGAGCGAAATGGCCATTATTGCAGCAGATATTACAACCGAAAGTAAAATCGTTTTTCCAAAAATGGTCGATTTATTTTACTCTAATCCAGATGTTCAAAATCCAGCCGATTTTGTTAGGGCTTCTATGTCGATTCCATTATTTTTTACCCCCTTCAAAATCAAAAATATTCCTGGTGGAGTAGATTCTTGGAACAGATGGAATGAAGCAACCTGCCTTAGAACCTCAGTCCCATCCGAAGTTATGTTTATGGATGGCGGCATTATCTCCAACTTCCCCATCGATATTTTTCATGAAAATCTAAACGTTCCCGCATCACCTACTTTCGGAATTAAATTAGGTTATGATAAAAACGAAATCAATACAAATGAAAAATTCTCCAATTTAATCAGTTCAATGTTTGATACGGCAAGATATGGTTATGATGCCGAATTTTTAAGAAAAAATCCCGATTTTAAACACTTGATCGGTTATATCGACACCGGAACACACAACTGGCTTAATTTTAATCTGACCGAAGATGCTAAAATTGATTTATTTATCCGCGGAGCACAAAACGCCGCCGATTTTTTAAACCGCTTTAATTGGGAAGAATATAAGAAAATCCGTAAGGCTAAAAGCGATTATTACAAGTCGGTCTAA
- a CDS encoding DUF4369 domain-containing protein gives MKKTLIAFVTLALLASCSKKETTGNVHITGNVKGLKKGTLYIQKIVDTALVAIDSIKIDGNSAFESNITLDSPQVLYLFLDRGVTNSLDNNILFFAEPGNINIDTNLDHYISDAKITGSKNQELYEQYAKINSRFNDENLSLVEPRFRALKRQDQKAVDSITKLQESNIKRRYLYATNFALNNKDHEVAPYIALAEIYDINLKFLDTIQKSMTPKVAQSFYGKKLTKYVNDLKKEEQTQTPKAE, from the coding sequence ATGAAAAAAACATTAATTGCTTTTGTTACGCTTGCCCTGCTGGCATCATGCAGCAAAAAAGAAACTACTGGTAATGTACATATTACTGGAAACGTTAAAGGATTAAAAAAAGGAACGTTATATATCCAGAAAATTGTCGACACTGCACTGGTTGCAATTGACAGTATTAAAATAGATGGAAATTCGGCCTTTGAAAGCAATATCACATTAGATTCTCCACAAGTATTATATTTATTCTTAGACCGTGGTGTTACGAATTCGTTAGACAATAACATCTTGTTTTTCGCAGAACCAGGAAATATCAACATCGATACTAATTTAGACCATTACATTTCTGATGCTAAAATTACTGGTTCAAAAAACCAAGAATTATATGAGCAATATGCAAAAATAAACAGCCGTTTTAATGATGAAAATCTTTCTTTGGTAGAACCACGTTTTAGAGCGTTAAAAAGACAAGATCAAAAGGCAGTAGACAGTATTACTAAATTGCAAGAATCTAACATCAAAAGAAGATACTTATATGCAACAAATTTTGCTCTAAACAACAAAGACCATGAAGTTGCTCCCTATATTGCGTTAGCAGAGATCTATGATATTAATTTAAAGTTTTTAGACACAATTCAGAAATCAATGACTCCGAAAGTAGCTCAGTCTTTCTATGGAAAGAAATTAACGAAATATGTTAATGACCTAAAAAAAGAAGAACAAACACAAACACCAAAAGCAGAATAA
- a CDS encoding lipocalin family protein encodes MKKGIFICLIAVMFFACKSASSTSSTDTTLSKKLDRPTQVALKGNWVLTNVSYPGSDYIKVNSFDLADSKCFIGSTWSFISNNNKGTMALTSPSCTGFSSPIVWSINNQGMFILKILDAGEKAKKVRDGYLLKVAGVTESSFQLIDNINVGGQVKDVVYQFQRAN; translated from the coding sequence ATGAAGAAGGGTATTTTTATATGCTTGATTGCCGTGATGTTTTTCGCGTGTAAGTCAGCTTCGTCAACGTCTTCAACAGACACAACACTTTCAAAAAAATTAGACAGACCTACTCAAGTAGCGTTAAAAGGAAATTGGGTGCTTACCAATGTGTCTTATCCAGGTTCAGACTACATCAAAGTAAATTCATTTGATCTTGCAGATTCAAAATGTTTTATCGGAAGTACTTGGAGTTTTATTTCAAACAACAATAAAGGGACAATGGCTTTAACATCGCCAAGTTGTACTGGATTTTCTTCACCAATTGTATGGAGTATCAATAACCAAGGAATGTTTATTCTTAAAATTCTTGATGCAGGTGAAAAAGCCAAGAAAGTAAGAGATGGTTATTTGCTTAAAGTTGCCGGTGTAACTGAAAGTTCATTCCAATTAATTGATAATATCAATGTTGGTGGTCAGGTAAAAGATGTGGTATACCAATTTCAAAGAGCTAATTAA